The Halogranum gelatinilyticum genome contains a region encoding:
- a CDS encoding VOC family protein — MSGTFDHVMIRVEDLEESLDWYTTHLNYEEKGRWEADTFTNVYIGPEELHDEGAMLELTYNHGDNSYELGNAWGHIAVRVPEDELQSSYDQLMEEGVEDYRDPESCGNRYAFVKDPDGHEIEIVKRDQGAKWSIDHTMIRVEDVDEAIGFWTRKFEYEHTGRWESDTFANYFMKPEGASEHAMAIELTYNYDGRTYDLGDAWGHLAVRADDLHDYWETLETRETEQYRTPADCDDLYAFTKDPEGHEIEVLERDWSDESLFPA, encoded by the coding sequence ATGTCTGGCACGTTCGACCACGTCATGATCCGCGTCGAGGATCTGGAGGAGTCGCTCGACTGGTATACCACACATCTGAACTACGAGGAGAAGGGTCGCTGGGAGGCCGACACCTTCACCAACGTCTACATCGGGCCCGAGGAGCTGCACGACGAGGGTGCGATGCTCGAACTCACGTACAACCACGGCGACAACAGCTACGAGCTGGGCAACGCCTGGGGACACATCGCCGTGCGCGTGCCCGAAGACGAGCTACAGTCCTCCTACGACCAGCTGATGGAGGAGGGCGTCGAGGACTACCGCGACCCCGAGTCCTGTGGCAACCGCTACGCCTTCGTCAAGGACCCCGACGGCCACGAGATCGAGATCGTCAAGCGCGACCAGGGCGCGAAGTGGAGCATCGACCACACGATGATCCGCGTTGAGGATGTCGACGAGGCAATCGGCTTCTGGACCCGCAAGTTCGAGTACGAGCACACGGGCCGCTGGGAGTCCGACACCTTCGCGAACTACTTCATGAAGCCCGAAGGGGCGTCCGAGCACGCGATGGCCATCGAGCTGACGTACAACTACGACGGCCGCACGTACGACCTCGGCGACGCCTGGGGGCATCTGGCCGTCCGCGCCGACGACCTCCACGACTACTGGGAGACGCTGGAGACCCGCGAGACCGAGCAGTACCGCACGCCCGCCGACTGCGACGACCTCTACGCGTTCACCAAGGACCCCGAGGGCCACGAGATCGAGGTCCTCGAACGCGACTGGAGCGACGAGTCGCTGTTCCCGGCGTAG